GCGTTGCTTCTTTTCTGCTGTTGGTACACTGTAAATGTCAGCAATGAAATCAAGGAACTCGATTCCTGTTAAGAACTCGTAAATCTGCGGAGACTCAGGAACGTAACCAACGAGCTGCTTAACTGTAACTGGGTCTTTTTGCACGTTTATCCCTAAAACGTTGACTTCGCCAGCAGTAGGCTGAACCAAACCTAAGAGCATCTTTAGCGTGGTGGATTTTCCTGAACCGTTAGGTCCAAGTAAAGCAAAAATTTCCCCAGTGTTAATAGTTAAGTTAACGTTGTTTACTGCAACTAATTCATTGTAGCGTTTAGTGACGTTTTGTAGTTCTACTGCATGTTGGTTGTTCATGATTTATTCTCCTTTTGTTTGCAAAATAGAGACCGTCCACATTTAAACTTAGACAGTCATCTATCTTTATTGAACGTTATCTATGCTTATTTAACACTATCTATAGTCATTTGTATTTAAAGATAGTGCAAAATCACATCAAATAAACCGTTAAAGAAGCAAATAGGAACGCGCTAAACAAAACTGATCGGCTTGCAAACTTTATTTTGGATACACTTTCAGAATTAAACATCCTTATAAGGGAAGGATTCAAACATTGGAAACAAGGTTGCTAAGCCGATAGAGGGCCTGCATGTTTGGTGCACTCCAGTCACTTCGATTAAACGCCGAGCAGAACGAAAACTACCGTAAATTTTTTCTAGATGCGGACATAAATCGTGCAAAATTAACCATGCTCTTCTTTGTCATCCCCGTAATAGGCTTTGCTTTTAATGATTACTGTTTCTATGGCTGGTCAACGGAATTTTTCACCCTAATATCAGTAAGGTCAGTTTTACTGCTCATACTTGCTGTTTTCTTCATTGCTGTTGGTAGAGTAAAGACTTACCGCTCTTACGACGTGCTTGTTTTTTCAGCAATTTTTGCAATAATGGTGGGCGGGGGAATCATCAATCTGTTTAGACCTCAAGACTTTATCTTTCAAGCAATTATAACCATCGTTTCATTGTTCATTATTTACTTGGTCATTCCATTCAGATTCTTATACCAAGGAATTTTGGCCACCATCGCAACAGTCGGGGAAGCAGCAATAATATTGATGGTGGTGCAACCATCTGAATCTGTCGTATTATATACAATGCTGTTTAACCTTTTTATCTCGCACCTGATTGCCGCATTCAGTTCTTGGCAGTTGCACTCCTACCGTTTGAGAACCTACCAAGAGTTTGTGAAACGAAAAGAAGCGCAGGATAAACTTGAAGAACACACCAAGGATTTAGAAAAACTGGTTGCGGAACGTACGGAAAAACTAAAAAATGCTGAACGGTTCGCCGCAATTGGTGAAACCGCAGGGATGGTTGGGCATGACCTGCGTAATCCGCTAACTGGAATTGCAAACGCAGCGTACTATTTGAAGAAGAAATATTTTAAAAAAATAGATAAGACTGGAAAAGAGATGCTGACTATTATCGAAACAAACATAGAATACTCAAACAAAATCATCAATGACCTACTTGACTACTCAAAAAACGTCAACCTTGATGCATTAACAAGGACTACACCCAAAGCCATAACCAGCGAAGCATTAGCAATGATTACTCTGCCACCAAACATACAAGTAACTAACCAAACACAAGCCACCCCTGAAATCAACGTTGACTTCGTAAAAGTAAAAAGAGTCCTCATAAACATAATAAAAAACTCAATTGATGCAATGCCTGAAGGAGGCAGCCTTACTCTTCAAAGCGAGCAAAAAGATAACATCACAAAAATAATTTTAGCTGACACTGGTCCAGGCATTTCTGAAGAGAACCAAAAAAATCTTTTCAAGCCGCTTTTCACAACTAAAGCGAAGGGAATGGGTTTTGGGTTAGCGATTTGCCAAAGAATCATTGAGGCACACAAAGGCAAAATTGTGGTAGAGAGCACGCCTAGCAAAGGCACAAAAGTTGTTATAGAGTTGCCTTCGGACATACAAAACGGATCACGAAGATTTGAAAATAAACCTTAAATCCGCGGATTGTTTCAATTGCTGAAAGCGAAGTAATAATTGATGCCGCATATTATTGAAACACATAATCTAACAAAAATTTACAATTCGGTAAAAGCCGTAGATCAGCTCGATATTACCGTGGAATCAGGCGAAATCTTCGGACTTTTAGGTCCAAATGGAGCTGGAAAAACAACAACGGTCTCAATGCTATGCACGATTCTTAAGCCAACTTTGGGTACTGCAACGGTGAACGGTTTTGATATTGTTCGGCAAGCAAGTGATGTTCGAAAATCCATAGGTATTGTTTTCCAAGATCCAAGC
This genomic stretch from Candidatus Bathyarchaeota archaeon harbors:
- a CDS encoding ATP-binding protein produces the protein MFGALQSLRLNAEQNENYRKFFLDADINRAKLTMLFFVIPVIGFAFNDYCFYGWSTEFFTLISVRSVLLLILAVFFIAVGRVKTYRSYDVLVFSAIFAIMVGGGIINLFRPQDFIFQAIITIVSLFIIYLVIPFRFLYQGILATIATVGEAAIILMVVQPSESVVLYTMLFNLFISHLIAAFSSWQLHSYRLRTYQEFVKRKEAQDKLEEHTKDLEKLVAERTEKLKNAERFAAIGETAGMVGHDLRNPLTGIANAAYYLKKKYFKKIDKTGKEMLTIIETNIEYSNKIINDLLDYSKNVNLDALTRTTPKAITSEALAMITLPPNIQVTNQTQATPEINVDFVKVKRVLINIIKNSIDAMPEGGSLTLQSEQKDNITKIILADTGPGISEENQKNLFKPLFTTKAKGMGFGLAICQRIIEAHKGKIVVESTPSKGTKVVIELPSDIQNGSRRFENKP